A stretch of the Nitratireductor thuwali genome encodes the following:
- the mazG gene encoding nucleoside triphosphate pyrophosphohydrolase codes for MEPSRDISRLLQIMQRLRDPETGCPWDVEQDFASIAPYTVEEAYEVADAIQRGDLGDLCEELGDLLLQVVFHARMAEEQEAFDFGDVVEAITAKMIRRHPHVFGDDKSRSAGMAKGMWDRIKAEEKAARKVRREAAGHGGEPGFLDDVPLALPALTHALKLQQKAARVGFDWGEAGPVLDKIEEEIAELRAEITAGNGKAVSEELGDMIFAVVNLGRHLGVDAEAALSATNAKFRRRFHTVEDGLKRGGKMFGEAPLSEMEALWQDAKKKEGRES; via the coding sequence ATGGAACCTTCCCGCGACATCTCCCGCCTTCTGCAAATCATGCAGCGATTGCGCGATCCCGAGACCGGCTGTCCCTGGGATGTCGAGCAGGATTTCGCTTCCATCGCACCCTATACGGTGGAAGAGGCTTATGAGGTGGCGGACGCGATCCAGCGGGGCGATCTCGGGGATTTGTGCGAGGAGCTGGGCGATCTGCTGCTGCAGGTCGTCTTCCATGCGCGCATGGCCGAGGAGCAGGAAGCGTTCGACTTCGGCGACGTGGTCGAGGCGATCACCGCCAAGATGATTCGCCGGCATCCCCACGTTTTCGGCGACGACAAAAGCCGATCCGCCGGTATGGCAAAGGGGATGTGGGACCGGATCAAGGCCGAGGAGAAGGCCGCCCGGAAAGTCCGTCGCGAGGCCGCCGGACATGGCGGGGAGCCGGGCTTTCTCGATGACGTGCCGCTCGCCCTGCCGGCGCTGACCCACGCGCTCAAGCTTCAGCAGAAGGCGGCGCGAGTCGGATTTGACTGGGGCGAAGCCGGGCCGGTGCTGGACAAGATCGAAGAGGAGATCGCCGAGCTGCGGGCCGAGATCACGGCCGGCAACGGCAAGGCGGTGTCGGAGGAATTGGGCGACATGATCTTTGCGGTGGTCAATCTCGGCCGTCATCTGGGGGTCGATGCGGAGGCCGCGTTGAGCGCCACGAACGCCAAATTCAGACGCCGCTTCCACACCGTGGAAGACGGCCTGAAGCGCGGCGGCAAAATGTTTGGCGAAGCCCCGCTGTCGGAGATGGAGGCGCTTTGGCAGGATGCGAAGAAGAAGGAAGGCCGCGAATCTTAG
- a CDS encoding ABC transporter ATP-binding protein — translation MSDGVILAAQDLTKEFRGFFAVNGVNLMVQRGTVHALIGPNGAGKTTCFNLLTKFLSPTRGQITYNGRDITSLPPAGIARLGMVRSFQISAVFPHMTALENVRIALQRERGDSYDFWRSEKVLSVFDDRAAALLEEVGLTEFSGTLAEELPYGRKRALEIATTLALDPEMLLLDEPMAGMTQEDIDRISTLIKRVAKSRTVLMVEHNLSVVADLSDRITVLARGQVLAEGDYASISKDERVIEAYIGGGHE, via the coding sequence ATGAGCGACGGGGTGATACTTGCCGCCCAAGATCTGACCAAGGAATTCCGAGGCTTCTTCGCGGTCAATGGCGTGAATCTCATGGTCCAGCGCGGCACCGTCCACGCGCTGATCGGACCCAACGGCGCCGGCAAGACGACGTGCTTCAACCTTTTGACGAAGTTCCTGTCGCCGACGCGCGGGCAGATCACCTATAACGGCCGGGACATCACGTCGCTGCCGCCGGCGGGCATCGCACGGCTGGGCATGGTGCGGTCCTTTCAGATCTCGGCGGTATTCCCGCACATGACGGCGCTCGAGAATGTCCGCATCGCGCTGCAGCGCGAACGCGGCGACAGCTATGATTTCTGGCGGTCCGAAAAGGTCCTTTCGGTGTTCGACGATCGCGCCGCCGCCTTGCTCGAGGAGGTCGGGCTGACCGAGTTTTCCGGCACGCTGGCCGAAGAACTGCCCTATGGCCGCAAGCGCGCGCTCGAGATCGCCACCACATTGGCGCTCGACCCGGAAATGCTGCTGCTCGACGAGCCGATGGCCGGCATGACGCAGGAAGATATCGATCGCATCTCGACGCTCATCAAGCGGGTAGCCAAGAGCCGTACGGTGCTGATGGTCGAGCACAATCTGTCAGTCGTGGCCGATCTTTCCGACCGCATCACGGTGCTGGCGCGCGGCCAGGTGCTGGCGGAGGGCGACTATGCATCCATTTCAAAGGATGAGCGCGTGATCGAGGCATATATCGGAGGCGGTCATGAGTGA
- a CDS encoding ABC transporter ATP-binding protein, with protein MSEAVVAGTDAKGAETGGEALLSVSDLHGWYGESHVLHGMAFDVREGEVVTLLGRNGAGKTTTLKAIMGILPKRTGSVRFGGTELIGEPARKIARRGIALCPEERGIFASLSVEENLLLPPQVKPGGLSLDRIFELFPNLKERLSSQGTKLSGGEQQMLAIGRILRTGAKLLLLDEPTEGLAPVIVQQIGATIARLKREGFTIVLVEQNFHFAASLADRHYVVEQGRVIDIIPKAELEANMEKLHAYLGV; from the coding sequence ATGAGTGAGGCGGTGGTCGCCGGAACGGATGCCAAAGGCGCCGAAACGGGTGGCGAAGCGCTTTTGTCCGTCTCCGATCTGCATGGCTGGTACGGCGAAAGCCATGTGCTGCACGGCATGGCCTTCGACGTGCGGGAAGGCGAGGTCGTGACCCTGCTCGGGCGCAACGGCGCCGGCAAGACGACGACGCTCAAGGCCATCATGGGCATCCTGCCCAAGCGCACGGGCTCCGTGCGGTTCGGCGGAACGGAGCTGATCGGCGAGCCGGCCCGCAAGATCGCCCGCCGCGGCATTGCGCTATGCCCGGAAGAACGCGGCATCTTCGCCAGCCTCTCCGTCGAGGAAAACCTGCTGCTGCCGCCCCAGGTGAAGCCCGGCGGCCTGAGCCTCGATCGCATTTTCGAGCTGTTTCCCAATCTCAAGGAGCGGCTTTCCAGCCAGGGCACGAAGCTTTCCGGCGGCGAGCAGCAGATGCTGGCCATCGGACGCATCCTGCGGACCGGCGCCAAGCTTTTGCTGCTCGACGAGCCCACGGAGGGGCTCGCCCCGGTCATCGTGCAGCAGATCGGCGCCACGATCGCACGGCTCAAGCGCGAGGGCTTCACCATCGTGCTGGTCGAGCAGAACTTCCATTTCGCCGCTTCCCTCGCCGACCGGCACTACGTGGTTGAGCAGGGCAGGGTGATCGACATCATCCCCAAGGCCGAGTTGGAGGCCAATATGGAAAAGCTGCACGCCTATCTGGGCGTGTAA
- a CDS encoding ABC transporter substrate-binding protein, with amino-acid sequence MKFAKALLATAAIAAMAVPAFADTDVKIGVLNDRSGLYADLAGEGSVVAARMAVEDFDAASKGIAVEILSADHQNKPDVGSNIARQWIDTEEVDVIVDVPTSSVALAVNEVVREKDKVFLASGPATSDLTGKACSPNTIHWTYDTYSLANGTGKAMVEQGGDTWFFLTADYAFGHALERDTAAVVEASGGEVVGSVRHPLSSSDFSSFLLQAQASGAKVIGLANAGGDTVNSIKQAAEFGIVQGGQSLAGLLIFSTDVAALGLETAQGLVLTNAFLADRNEDTAAFAARFKENHGKNPTMVQAGVYSAVLHYLKGVEAVGSDDADAVLEWMKANPSNDPVFGEATIRKDGRHMHDMYLLQVKSPDESTGEEDYFKLLSTIPAEEAFRSIEDGECEMAKQ; translated from the coding sequence ATGAAATTTGCAAAGGCACTGCTTGCCACGGCCGCCATCGCCGCGATGGCCGTCCCGGCATTCGCCGACACCGACGTGAAGATCGGCGTTCTCAACGATCGCTCCGGGCTTTACGCCGACCTTGCCGGCGAGGGCTCCGTCGTTGCCGCGCGCATGGCGGTCGAGGACTTCGATGCCGCCAGCAAGGGCATAGCGGTCGAGATCCTGTCGGCCGACCATCAGAACAAGCCGGATGTGGGCTCCAACATCGCCCGCCAGTGGATAGACACCGAAGAAGTCGACGTCATCGTCGACGTGCCGACCTCCTCGGTGGCGCTCGCCGTGAACGAGGTCGTGCGCGAGAAGGACAAGGTGTTTCTCGCTTCGGGACCGGCAACATCGGACCTGACCGGCAAGGCGTGCTCGCCCAACACCATCCACTGGACCTACGACACCTATTCGCTGGCCAACGGCACCGGCAAGGCCATGGTGGAGCAGGGCGGCGACACCTGGTTCTTCCTGACCGCGGACTACGCCTTCGGCCACGCGCTCGAGCGTGACACGGCCGCAGTGGTCGAGGCATCGGGCGGCGAGGTGGTCGGCAGCGTTCGCCATCCGCTGAGCTCGAGCGACTTCTCGTCCTTCCTGCTTCAGGCCCAGGCCTCGGGCGCCAAGGTGATCGGGCTCGCAAATGCCGGCGGCGATACCGTCAACTCGATCAAGCAGGCTGCCGAATTCGGCATCGTCCAGGGCGGCCAGAGCCTTGCCGGCCTGCTGATCTTCTCCACCGACGTCGCGGCGCTCGGGCTCGAGACGGCGCAGGGGCTGGTGCTGACCAATGCCTTCCTTGCCGACCGCAATGAGGATACGGCGGCCTTCGCCGCCCGCTTCAAGGAGAACCACGGCAAGAACCCGACCATGGTCCAGGCCGGCGTCTATTCCGCGGTGCTGCACTACCTGAAGGGCGTCGAAGCGGTCGGCAGCGACGATGCCGACGCCGTTCTGGAGTGGATGAAGGCCAATCCGTCGAACGACCCGGTTTTCGGAGAGGCAACCATCCGCAAGGATGGCCGGCACATGCATGACATGTATCTGCTGCAGGTGAAGTCGCCGGACGAATCGACGGGCGAGGAAGACTACTTCAAGCTCCTGTCCACCATTCCGGCGGAAGAGGCCTTCCGTTCCATCGAAGACGGCGAGTGCGAGATGGCCAAACAGTAG
- a CDS encoding branched-chain amino acid ABC transporter permease has product MFELIGIPPQALFGQLLLGLINGSFYAVLSLGLAVIFGLLNIINFTHGAQYMLGAFVAWMLLNYLGIGYWWALLLAPLTVGLLGVVMERLFIRRLYHLDHLYGLLLTFGLALIITGIFKQQFGVSGLPYSAPALLSGGYNLGFMYLPVSRAWVILASAIVCFGTWFVIEKTRLGAYLRAATENPTLVGAFGINVPLLITATYGFGVALAAFAGVLAAPIYSVNPIMGENLIIVVFAVVVIGGMGSILGSIITGFGLGLVEGLTRVFYPEGSAVVVFVIMAIVLLVKPAGLFGREI; this is encoded by the coding sequence ATGTTCGAACTCATCGGAATTCCGCCGCAGGCGCTCTTCGGCCAGCTGCTTCTGGGGCTTATCAACGGCTCGTTCTATGCCGTGCTCAGCCTTGGACTGGCGGTCATTTTCGGACTGCTCAACATCATCAATTTCACCCACGGCGCGCAGTACATGCTGGGCGCTTTCGTCGCGTGGATGCTGCTCAACTATCTCGGGATCGGCTACTGGTGGGCGCTGCTTCTGGCGCCGCTGACGGTCGGCCTCCTGGGCGTCGTCATGGAGAGGCTGTTCATCCGGCGGCTCTACCATCTCGATCATCTTTACGGCCTGCTGCTGACATTCGGCCTCGCCCTCATCATCACCGGCATCTTCAAGCAGCAATTCGGCGTCTCGGGACTGCCTTACAGCGCGCCGGCGCTGTTGTCGGGCGGCTATAATCTCGGCTTCATGTACCTGCCGGTCTCGCGTGCCTGGGTCATCCTCGCATCGGCAATCGTCTGCTTCGGCACCTGGTTCGTCATCGAAAAGACCAGGCTCGGCGCCTATCTGCGCGCCGCGACCGAGAACCCGACGCTGGTCGGGGCGTTCGGCATCAACGTGCCGCTGCTGATCACCGCAACCTACGGCTTCGGCGTGGCTCTGGCCGCCTTTGCCGGTGTCCTTGCCGCACCGATCTACTCGGTCAACCCGATCATGGGCGAAAACCTCATCATCGTCGTCTTCGCCGTGGTGGTCATCGGCGGCATGGGGTCGATTCTGGGTTCCATCATCACAGGTTTTGGGCTGGGGCTGGTCGAGGGCCTGACGCGTGTTTTCTATCCGGAAGGTTCCGCCGTGGTGGTATTCGTGATCATGGCCATCGTGCTTCTTGTGAAGCCGGCCGGGCTCTTTGGGAGGGAAATCTGA
- a CDS encoding branched-chain amino acid ABC transporter permease translates to MAGNSDVVAAPVPNLREPIGIPRHHIVLFSLLLAGLVVAPFVLYPVFLMKVLCFALFAAAFNLLLGYGGLLSFGHAAYFGMASYVSAHAAKIWGLTPELAILSGTLVAAVLGLVFGALAIRRQGIYFAMVTLAFAQMVYFFSLQAPFTGGEDGIQAVPRGHLFGLFDLSRPEPLYFFVLAIFFAGILLIYRIIHSPFGQVLKAIRQNEARAVSLGYHVNRYKLTVFVLSAALSGLAGATKAIVFQLASLTDVYWAMSGEVVLMTLLGGMGTVFGPLVGAAVIVTMQNYLASFGDWVTIIQGAIFVIAVLLFREGIVGVIAKWTKKPL, encoded by the coding sequence ATGGCGGGGAATAGCGACGTCGTGGCCGCGCCCGTGCCGAATCTGCGTGAGCCAATAGGCATCCCGCGCCATCATATCGTGCTGTTTTCACTGCTTCTGGCAGGGCTTGTGGTAGCGCCGTTCGTGCTCTATCCGGTCTTCCTGATGAAGGTTCTGTGCTTTGCGCTTTTTGCCGCCGCCTTCAATCTTCTGCTGGGCTATGGCGGGCTGCTTTCCTTCGGCCACGCAGCCTATTTCGGCATGGCGAGCTATGTCAGCGCGCACGCGGCCAAGATATGGGGCCTGACGCCCGAACTGGCCATCCTGTCCGGCACGCTGGTCGCGGCCGTGCTGGGCCTGGTCTTCGGCGCGCTGGCCATCCGCCGCCAGGGCATCTATTTCGCCATGGTGACCCTGGCATTCGCCCAGATGGTCTATTTCTTCTCGCTGCAGGCGCCATTCACCGGCGGCGAGGACGGCATCCAGGCGGTGCCGCGCGGCCATCTCTTCGGGCTCTTCGATCTCAGCCGGCCCGAGCCGCTGTATTTCTTCGTGCTCGCCATCTTTTTCGCCGGCATCCTTCTTATCTACCGCATCATCCATTCGCCGTTCGGGCAGGTGCTGAAGGCAATCCGCCAGAACGAGGCGCGCGCGGTCTCGCTCGGCTATCACGTCAATCGTTACAAGCTGACCGTCTTCGTCCTGTCGGCGGCCTTGTCGGGTCTGGCCGGCGCGACCAAGGCCATCGTTTTCCAGCTGGCTTCTCTTACCGACGTCTATTGGGCGATGTCGGGCGAGGTTGTGCTGATGACGCTGCTGGGCGGCATGGGAACGGTCTTCGGTCCGCTGGTCGGTGCCGCAGTGATCGTGACCATGCAGAACTATCTCGCGTCGTTTGGCGATTGGGTGACGATCATCCAGGGGGCCATCTTCGTCATCGCCGTGCTCCTGTTCCGCGAAGGGATTGTCGGCGTCATCGCAAAGTGGACAAAGAAACCGTTGTAA
- a CDS encoding YbaK/EbsC family protein: protein MSRSIDRVRRAAEEAGLEIDVRRMGESTRTAEEAAQQCGCAVAQIVKSLIFTGGKTGRLYLFLVSGSRQLDLAKASALIGEPLQRADPRRIREETGFAIGGVSPLGQPDSVRRYADESLLGFDTVWSAAGAHDAVFSAAPAALLAAAKAEGADIT from the coding sequence ATGTCCAGGAGCATTGATCGCGTGCGCCGTGCCGCCGAAGAAGCCGGGCTGGAGATCGACGTCAGGCGCATGGGAGAATCCACGCGCACGGCGGAAGAAGCCGCTCAGCAATGCGGATGCGCCGTGGCGCAGATCGTGAAATCGCTGATCTTCACGGGCGGCAAAACCGGCCGGCTCTATCTGTTCCTGGTCTCCGGTTCGAGGCAACTCGACCTGGCCAAGGCGTCGGCGCTGATCGGGGAGCCGCTGCAGCGTGCCGATCCAAGGCGCATCCGTGAGGAAACCGGCTTCGCGATCGGCGGCGTTTCACCGCTCGGCCAGCCCGACAGTGTGCGCCGCTACGCGGACGAGAGCCTGTTGGGCTTCGATACGGTCTGGTCCGCCGCCGGCGCACACGATGCCGTTTTCTCCGCCGCGCCGGCGGCATTGCTGGCTGCGGCAAAGGCCGAGGGTGCAGACATCACCTAG
- a CDS encoding MBL fold metallo-hydrolase: protein MGDRLRLTILGCGSSPGVPRITGDWGACDPSNPRNRRRRAAAMVERVAENGATTRVAIDTGPDFRDQMIDAGVGGLDAVVYTHAHADHIHGIDDLRGYVLAQQKLMDIYADRPTMERLREAFAYCFETPAGSNYPPILAPHIIGHDAAFEIEGSGGRLTFMPIPQIHGDMTSLGFRVGAMAYCSDVSAFPPQAVERLQDLDLLVIDALQYRPHPSHFSLDEALEWVARLAPRRAVLTHMHTPMDYAAVERQTPAHIAPAYDGMTIEIPAIID from the coding sequence ATGGGCGACCGGCTGCGGCTGACCATATTGGGCTGCGGCTCGTCGCCAGGCGTGCCGCGCATCACCGGCGACTGGGGCGCCTGCGATCCCTCCAATCCGCGCAACCGCCGCAGGCGGGCTGCGGCCATGGTCGAGCGGGTGGCCGAGAACGGCGCAACGACGCGCGTCGCCATCGACACCGGTCCTGATTTTCGGGATCAGATGATCGATGCCGGGGTCGGCGGCCTGGACGCCGTCGTCTACACCCACGCCCATGCCGATCACATCCACGGCATCGACGATCTGCGCGGCTATGTGCTCGCGCAGCAAAAGCTGATGGACATCTACGCCGACCGCCCGACCATGGAACGGCTCAGGGAAGCCTTCGCTTATTGCTTCGAAACGCCGGCGGGCAGCAACTATCCGCCCATTCTTGCGCCGCACATCATCGGCCACGACGCAGCATTCGAGATCGAAGGCTCCGGCGGACGGCTCACTTTCATGCCGATACCGCAGATCCACGGCGACATGACTTCGCTCGGATTCCGGGTCGGGGCGATGGCCTATTGTTCCGACGTCAGCGCGTTTCCGCCGCAAGCGGTGGAGCGCCTGCAGGATCTTGACCTGCTGGTGATCGACGCCCTGCAATATCGGCCGCACCCGAGCCATTTCTCGCTCGACGAGGCGCTGGAATGGGTGGCGCGGCTGGCACCGCGGCGAGCCGTTCTGACCCACATGCACACGCCCATGGACTATGCGGCGGTGGAGCGGCAGACGCCGGCCCATATAGCGCCCGCTTATGATGGCATGACAATTGAAATACCGGCTATAATCGACTGA
- a CDS encoding TatD family hydrolase, with translation MLVDSHCHLDFPDFADERDAVIARAGEAGVGLMVTISTRVRRFPDILAIAEAYENVFCTVGTHPHNAGEETDVTAQELIRLAGHPKVVGIGEAGLDYHYDKAPRDLQASGFRTHIAAARETRLPLVIHARNADADIAAILEEETGKGAFPFILHCFSSGPELARKGVELGGYVSFSGILTFKKSDELREIARQVPRDRLLVETDAPYLAPVPHRGRRNEPSFVAHTAAVLAETIGLGAEETAELTTANFLRVFDKVPPKAGQGI, from the coding sequence ATGCTCGTCGACAGCCATTGTCATCTCGACTTCCCCGATTTCGCAGATGAGCGCGACGCGGTGATCGCCCGCGCGGGCGAGGCCGGAGTGGGCCTCATGGTCACGATTTCGACCCGCGTGCGCCGGTTTCCAGACATACTGGCGATAGCGGAGGCCTACGAGAACGTCTTCTGCACGGTGGGCACGCATCCACACAATGCCGGCGAGGAAACGGATGTGACGGCCCAGGAGCTGATCCGGCTGGCCGGGCATCCCAAGGTCGTCGGCATCGGCGAGGCGGGGCTCGACTATCACTACGACAAGGCGCCGCGCGACCTCCAGGCGAGCGGGTTCCGCACGCATATCGCGGCCGCGCGCGAGACCCGGCTGCCGCTCGTCATCCACGCACGGAACGCCGATGCGGACATCGCGGCCATCCTGGAGGAGGAAACGGGGAAGGGGGCCTTCCCCTTCATCCTGCACTGTTTCTCGTCCGGTCCCGAGCTGGCGCGCAAGGGCGTGGAGCTTGGCGGCTACGTCTCCTTTTCGGGCATCCTGACGTTCAAGAAATCCGACGAGCTCCGCGAGATCGCGCGCCAGGTGCCGCGTGACCGGCTGCTCGTGGAAACGGACGCGCCCTATCTTGCCCCCGTTCCGCATCGCGGAAGGCGCAACGAGCCTTCTTTCGTGGCCCATACCGCGGCCGTGCTCGCCGAAACGATCGGGCTCGGCGCCGAAGAGACGGCGGAGTTGACCACGGCCAACTTCCTGCGTGTCTTCGACAAGGTGCCGCCGAAAGCCGGGCAGGGCATCTGA
- the metG gene encoding methionine--tRNA ligase, producing MAREKFYITTAISYPNGSPHIGHAYELIATDALARFQRCDGKDVLFLTGTDEHGIKMLQTARKEGISARELADRNTPKFQRMAQALNASNDDFIRTTEERHHIASQAIWKAMAARGDIYLGSYSGWYSVRDEAYYGEEETRVGEEGVRYGPQGTPVEWVEEESYFFKLSAYQDKLLALYETSPDFIGPAERRNEIVSFVRQGLRDLSISRTTFDWGVPVPGDEKHVMYVWVDALTNYITAAGYPDEKSEKWRYWPADAHIIGKDITRFHSIYWPAFLMSAGIDLPKRIFGHGFLFNRGEKMSKSVGNVIDPFALVEHYGLDQVRYFLLREVPFGQDGSYSHDAIVNRTNADLANDLGNLAQRSLSMIAKNCGGQVPARGVPAEADEKILRQALDALATARQAMARQAIHTALAAVFEVVAESNRYFAGQEPWALKKTDPARMETVLYTTAEAIRRIAILCQPFIPASAAKLLDLLAVPAEKRQFTDIGMEGALEPGAPLPPPQPVFPRYVAEDGAAEA from the coding sequence ATGGCGCGCGAAAAATTCTATATCACGACGGCGATTTCCTATCCGAACGGCAGCCCGCATATCGGCCATGCCTACGAGCTCATTGCCACCGACGCGCTGGCCCGGTTCCAGCGCTGCGACGGCAAGGACGTGCTCTTTCTCACCGGCACCGACGAGCATGGCATCAAGATGCTGCAGACGGCGCGCAAGGAAGGAATATCGGCCAGGGAACTGGCCGATCGGAACACGCCCAAATTCCAGCGCATGGCGCAAGCGCTGAACGCCTCCAATGACGATTTCATCCGCACCACGGAGGAGCGCCACCACATTGCCTCGCAGGCGATCTGGAAAGCCATGGCGGCTAGGGGCGACATCTATCTCGGCAGCTATTCCGGCTGGTACTCCGTGCGCGACGAAGCCTATTACGGCGAGGAAGAAACGCGTGTCGGTGAGGAGGGGGTGCGCTACGGACCGCAAGGAACCCCCGTCGAGTGGGTCGAGGAGGAGAGCTATTTCTTCAAGCTCTCGGCCTATCAGGACAAGCTGCTGGCGCTCTACGAGACCAGTCCCGACTTCATAGGCCCGGCCGAGCGGCGCAACGAGATCGTGAGTTTCGTCAGGCAGGGCTTGCGGGATCTTTCCATCTCCCGCACCACGTTCGACTGGGGCGTACCGGTTCCCGGAGACGAAAAACATGTCATGTATGTGTGGGTCGACGCGCTGACGAATTACATCACCGCAGCCGGTTATCCTGATGAAAAATCTGAGAAATGGCGTTACTGGCCTGCGGATGCGCACATTATCGGCAAGGACATCACCCGCTTCCATTCGATCTATTGGCCGGCCTTCCTGATGTCGGCGGGCATCGACCTGCCGAAGCGCATTTTCGGTCACGGCTTCCTGTTCAATCGCGGGGAGAAGATGTCGAAGTCGGTCGGCAACGTGATCGACCCGTTCGCGCTGGTGGAGCATTACGGGCTCGACCAGGTGCGCTATTTCCTGTTGCGCGAAGTGCCCTTCGGCCAGGACGGCAGCTACAGCCACGATGCCATCGTCAATCGCACCAACGCGGATCTTGCCAACGATCTGGGCAATCTGGCGCAGCGCTCGCTTTCGATGATCGCCAAGAATTGCGGCGGACAGGTGCCGGCGAGGGGCGTGCCGGCGGAGGCGGACGAAAAGATATTGCGGCAGGCGCTCGATGCGCTGGCGACGGCGCGGCAGGCCATGGCGCGGCAGGCGATCCACACGGCGCTGGCGGCGGTTTTCGAGGTGGTTGCCGAGAGTAACCGCTATTTCGCGGGGCAGGAGCCCTGGGCCCTCAAGAAGACCGACCCGGCCCGCATGGAAACGGTGCTCTACACCACCGCCGAGGCCATCCGCCGGATCGCGATCCTGTGCCAGCCGTTCATCCCGGCGTCGGCTGCCAAGCTGCTCGACCTCCTGGCAGTGCCTGCCGAAAAGCGGCAGTTCACCGACATCGGCATGGAAGGGGCCCTGGAGCCGGGCGCGCCGCTGCCGCCGCCCCAGCCGGTCTTCCCGCGCTACGTCGCGGAGGACGGGGCAGCGGAGGCCTGA
- a CDS encoding DNA polymerase III subunit delta', with the protein MFERMAPEQHDTLPDIPEPGENPFLAGHGEARSALAGAYRSGRLHHALLFAGPPGIGKATLAFHFAQHIFAHPDPGKAPGEMAPPDPASQAFRQAAQGAHSGLLHLTRPFVERDKKFKTVITVDEIRRVSRFLSLTPPDGGYRVVLVDPADDMNVSAANALLKSLEEPPARTLFILIAHSLGRLLPTIRSRCQVVKLQPLQAPELEDLLGRLGADMPDEAGLRHLLIERSRGSARNAVLLTQFGGLELTQVLDRLLSGRRFNVAEAHRLAEAATGRDRQVQFDILNRACLDLLSDTAAQAARDGDIQTGERLAAEWEGLARAIEDAETYNLDRKQHILGMLGRLHRTLGGLHSQSA; encoded by the coding sequence ATGTTTGAGCGGATGGCGCCCGAACAGCATGACACGCTGCCCGATATTCCCGAACCGGGCGAGAACCCCTTTCTCGCCGGCCACGGCGAAGCCCGCAGCGCGCTGGCTGGTGCCTATCGGTCGGGCAGGCTTCACCACGCGCTGCTTTTCGCCGGCCCCCCCGGGATCGGCAAGGCAACGCTCGCCTTTCACTTCGCCCAGCACATCTTCGCCCATCCTGATCCCGGAAAGGCGCCCGGCGAAATGGCGCCGCCGGATCCGGCCTCGCAAGCTTTCCGTCAGGCGGCGCAGGGCGCCCATTCCGGCCTCCTGCATCTCACGCGGCCCTTCGTGGAGCGCGACAAGAAGTTCAAGACCGTCATCACGGTCGACGAGATCAGGCGCGTCAGCAGGTTTCTCTCGCTGACGCCGCCGGACGGCGGCTATCGCGTTGTGCTCGTCGACCCTGCCGACGACATGAATGTCAGCGCGGCCAATGCGCTGCTGAAGAGCCTCGAGGAGCCGCCGGCCAGGACGCTGTTCATCCTGATCGCGCACTCGCTCGGGCGCCTACTGCCGACGATCCGCTCGCGCTGTCAGGTCGTCAAGCTGCAGCCGCTTCAAGCTCCGGAGCTGGAAGACCTGCTCGGCAGGCTGGGCGCGGACATGCCCGACGAGGCGGGACTGCGTCATCTGCTCATCGAGCGGTCGCGTGGGAGCGCCCGCAACGCGGTCCTTCTGACGCAGTTCGGCGGGCTGGAGCTGACGCAGGTGCTGGATCGCCTCTTAAGCGGCCGCCGCTTCAACGTCGCCGAAGCCCATCGGCTGGCGGAGGCCGCCACCGGACGCGACCGGCAGGTGCAGTTCGATATTCTCAACCGCGCCTGCCTCGATCTCCTTTCCGACACGGCCGCCCAAGCCGCCCGCGATGGCGACATCCAGACCGGTGAAAGACTGGCAGCCGAATGGGAGGGACTGGCGCGGGCGATAGAGGATGCCGAGACATACAATCTCGACCGCAAGCAGCATATCCTCGGCATGCTCGGGCGGCTGCACCGGACGCTTGGCGGGCTTCACAGCCAAAGCGCATGA